The genome window AAGCTTCAGGAACAATTTTTTGCCAGGGAACTTCGAATTTTTCGATCCATTTAGCATGTAGCCCTACAACCCAATCAACATTCTGCGCGTTTAGCACAGACGGTACGAAAATATAGTCAAAGCCCTCTTCAACTATACAGTAAGGGTGCGGCGGCTCTAGAACTTTAGTAATTTTATAGTTTTTTAGTTTATTAATCAGCGCTAGAACTTTTTCTTCAGTGACGTTTTGAGTGCCTGACACCATTATAGCATCTGTACCTGAATTTACAATTTTATCGATACTTCTATCATCTAATGTTTTGTCCGGATCGAGTTTAACTATATGGCGCCACTTGCGCCAGCTTTTATTCTCCATTTTTTACGCAACTGAGCTTATAACAAACCCAGCCAGAGCTACGAGCATACCGTATTTTAGTAGTGCTGAAGAGCTAGCTGGTCTTTTCGTTAACATGCATATTGAATAGATAAATATTGCATCTGCACCTGCAATAATTATTAGATAAAGCAAATCGAATATTTTTAGAAGATAAGGTAGAGTGCTCAAAATAACTGCAATTACTAGTATAAAAGCGCTAACAAACCTTGCTTGCTTAGCACCTGCTTTGAGCGGCAAGGTCTCGCGCTCTAGTCTGTCGCCCATCATATCCTCTATATCTTTTATTATTTCTCTACTTAAGGTGCTTAAGAACGCAAGCGCAGCTAATATTATCAAAGCCCAAAAGGCAGTAAATTCAGCGTTAACGGCAGCGCCTCCGAATAGGAATAGTGAAGCTGCAAGTGCGCTTATAACTAAATTGCCTATCAATCCTTTATGTTTGAACGTCTTTTCATAGCTAACAAGCAGTGCCGAGGCAATTAAGGCAATA of Candidatus Thermoplasmatota archaeon contains these proteins:
- a CDS encoding UbiA family prenyltransferase, which encodes MSAFKIIRPLNCIMILIATFCAMLVSKDIIALKALVPKIIPALLCALFIGAGGNVLNDYYDRDIDRINKPWRAIPSGKVTARSAKLLATLLMCLGIITAFLTFAYLAVAIALIASALLVSYEKTFKHKGLIGNLVISALAASLFLFGGAAVNAEFTAFWALIILAALAFLSTLSREIIKDIEDMMGDRLERETLPLKAGAKQARFVSAFILVIAVILSTLPYLLKIFDLLYLIIIAGADAIFIYSICMLTKRPASSSALLKYGMLVALAGFVISSVA
- a CDS encoding heptaprenylglyceryl phosphate synthase, whose protein sequence is MENKSWRKWRHIVKLDPDKTLDDRSIDKIVNSGTDAIMVSGTQNVTEEKVLALINKLKNYKITKVLEPPHPYCIVEEGFDYIFVPSVLNAQNVDWVVGLHAKWIEKFEVPWQKIVPEAYIVLNSNSSVAKVTNARTDLKVEEIVAYAACAEKFFGFPIIYLEYSGSYGDIKTVEAVSKALTKARLFYGGGIDSRAKALRVARYADTIVVGNIFYENLIEGLKTVV